A portion of the Blattabacterium clevelandi genome contains these proteins:
- a CDS encoding prephenate dehydrogenase encodes MNIGIIGLGLIGGSISLGLRKSNFGDKFLGIDSNKENAIHAVKLGIVDKIISFQDLILQSSVIILSIPVDGIEKILPMILNKISNDTVILDTGSTKYEICNSVYSHPKRSRFVATHPIAGVENSGPEYAHSDLFHKKNCILCDSELSDPDAIFIVEKIYSIMDMRMIYITSKEHDFYISYVSHLPHVVSFSLASTVLEKFKNEKKIFNNMRGSGLDSTTRLAKSQPETWLPIFISNKNNLIQAMDVYIDHLKIFRKYLKKEEFHQMDRYIKKANDIK; translated from the coding sequence ATGAATATTGGAATTATAGGATTAGGGTTAATCGGGGGATCTATTAGTTTAGGATTAAGAAAATCCAATTTTGGAGATAAATTTCTAGGAATAGACTCTAATAAAGAAAATGCTATTCATGCTGTAAAACTTGGAATTGTAGATAAAATCATTTCTTTTCAGGATCTTATTCTACAATCATCCGTTATTATTTTATCCATTCCTGTAGATGGAATAGAAAAAATACTTCCAATGATTCTTAATAAAATAAGTAATGATACAGTTATTTTAGATACTGGATCTACTAAGTATGAAATTTGTAACAGTGTCTATTCTCATCCAAAAAGAAGTCGTTTTGTGGCTACCCACCCTATTGCAGGAGTAGAAAATTCTGGACCAGAATATGCTCATTCAGATCTTTTCCATAAAAAAAATTGTATTCTTTGTGATTCTGAACTTAGTGATCCAGATGCGATATTCATCGTAGAGAAAATTTATTCTATAATGGATATGCGTATGATTTATATCACATCTAAAGAACATGATTTTTATATTTCTTACGTATCTCATTTACCTCATGTGGTTTCCTTTTCTTTAGCGAGCACCGTTTTAGAAAAATTTAAAAATGAAAAAAAAATTTTTAATAATATGAGGGGGAGTGGATTGGATTCTACTACACGTTTAGCGAAAAGTCAACCTGAAACGTGGTTACCTATTTTTATTTCTAATAAAAATAATCTGATTCAAGCTATGGATGTTTATATAGATCACTTAAAGATATTTCGTAAATATTTAAAAAAAGAAGAATTTCATCAAATGGATCGGTATATAAAAAAAGCAAATGATATAAAATAA
- the metK gene encoding methionine adenosyltransferase, which translates to MPYLFTSESVSEGHPDKISDQISDAILDHFLAYDSEAKVAIETLVTTGQIVLAGEVNSKTWVNVQKIARDTLRKIGYTKNEYRFNADSCGVISSIQEQSRDLFQGIQNKKKENQGAGDQGIVFGYAIKETENYMPLSLEMSHSLLRELSSIRNEGEKMLYLRPDAKSQVTLEYSDKNIPIHIHTIVISTQHDEFDTKEKMHKRIVQDIKNILIPRVKNILSKDIKKLFTDRTKYYINSTGKFVTGGPHGDTGITGRKIIVDTYGGRGSHGGGSFSGKDPSKVDRSAAYAARYIAKNLVAAGVADELSIQISYAVGIAKPIGIFVNTYGSSKKELLDEDIVLKIKKIFDFRPYAITKKLKLCNPIYEETAVYGHMGKIPKKVWKYFSDIEGNKKKQEVELFTWEKLDYLPIIKEVFDI; encoded by the coding sequence ATGCCTTATTTATTCACTAGCGAATCTGTTTCAGAAGGACATCCTGATAAAATATCGGATCAAATATCGGATGCTATATTAGATCATTTTCTAGCCTATGATTCAGAAGCAAAAGTAGCTATAGAAACTTTAGTTACTACAGGGCAAATTGTATTAGCAGGAGAAGTCAATTCTAAAACTTGGGTAAATGTTCAAAAAATAGCTCGTGATACCCTTAGGAAGATTGGATATACGAAAAATGAATATAGATTCAATGCAGATTCTTGTGGTGTTATTTCTTCTATTCAAGAACAATCTAGAGATTTATTCCAGGGTATACAAAATAAGAAAAAAGAAAATCAAGGTGCAGGTGACCAAGGTATTGTATTTGGGTATGCTATTAAGGAAACAGAAAATTATATGCCTTTATCATTAGAAATGTCTCATTCTTTATTAAGGGAACTTTCATCCATACGAAATGAAGGAGAAAAAATGCTTTATTTACGTCCAGATGCAAAATCTCAAGTTACTCTGGAATATTCTGATAAAAATATCCCTATACATATTCACACTATTGTAATTTCAACTCAACATGATGAATTTGATACAAAAGAAAAAATGCATAAACGGATAGTTCAAGATATTAAAAATATTTTGATTCCAAGGGTAAAGAATATCCTATCGAAGGATATAAAAAAATTATTTACCGATCGAACGAAATATTACATAAATTCTACAGGTAAATTTGTTACTGGAGGACCTCACGGAGATACTGGAATTACCGGAAGAAAAATCATCGTGGATACTTATGGAGGAAGAGGTTCTCATGGAGGAGGGTCTTTTTCTGGAAAAGATCCTTCTAAAGTGGATAGATCTGCTGCTTATGCTGCTAGGTATATTGCCAAAAATCTTGTTGCAGCAGGAGTCGCAGATGAATTATCGATACAAATATCTTATGCAGTTGGTATTGCAAAACCTATAGGAATTTTTGTGAATACTTATGGGTCTTCTAAAAAAGAACTTCTTGATGAAGATATTGTACTAAAAATTAAGAAAATTTTTGATTTTCGTCCTTACGCTATAACAAAAAAATTAAAATTGTGTAACCCAATATATGAGGAAACAGCTGTTTATGGACATATGGGAAAAATTCCAAAAAAAGTATGGAAATATTTTTCGGATATAGAAGGAAATAAAAAAAAACAAGAAGTAGAACTTTTCACATGGGAAAAATTGGACTATTTGCCTATAATCAAAGAAGTTTTTGATATTTAA
- the rplI gene encoding 50S ribosomal protein L9 has translation MKIILKKDVENLGFQYDELDVKPGYARNYLIPNDYAVLALPGTVKNIHEILKQRYKKESFLIEKSKEIEKKLKKLTIKIKAKVGKRGKLFGSINNQEIMKVLNKKGISIEKKSIRIPGNKVIKTIGKHQVSIRLHRTKEFTLNFEVLSS, from the coding sequence ATGAAAATTATTCTAAAAAAAGACGTGGAAAATTTAGGGTTTCAATACGATGAATTAGATGTTAAACCTGGGTATGCTAGAAACTATCTAATTCCTAATGATTATGCTGTTTTAGCACTTCCTGGAACAGTAAAAAATATTCATGAAATATTGAAACAACGCTATAAAAAGGAAAGTTTTTTAATTGAAAAATCCAAAGAAATAGAAAAAAAATTAAAAAAATTAACTATAAAAATAAAAGCTAAAGTAGGAAAAAGAGGAAAATTATTCGGTTCCATTAACAATCAAGAAATAATGAAAGTTTTAAATAAAAAAGGAATTTCTATAGAAAAAAAATCTATCAGAATTCCTGGTAATAAAGTAATTAAGACAATTGGGAAACATCAGGTAAGTATACGTTTACATCGTACAAAAGAGTTCACTCTAAATTTTGAAGTATTGTCTTCCTGA
- a CDS encoding bifunctional 3-deoxy-7-phosphoheptulonate synthase/chorismate mutase type II — translation MEKNILNNSIDRSWINKFDQPLVISGPCSAESEKQIKETAIRMDPSYVQAFRAGIWKPRTKPNNFEGIGKVGLQWLKNVKKNTGLMVATEVANAEHVKLALSFDIDILWIGARSTASPFTVQEIADSLKGKEDQIILVKNPIHPDLELWIGALERLFSKGVKKLGVIHRGFYTYQTSKYRNQPNWNILLNLRSILPRIPIICDPSHICGNKEGILEISKIAFHFFRCDGWMIESHCDPDHAWSDAKQQITPEKLLEMLKKLIYSNNYDDEKYQNQLNSLRILIDEIDENIITLLAERMKISKKLGILKKKYNIALLQKNRWEYILNKSIKLGKELGVSEDLIEEIFKILHKESIKIQKY, via the coding sequence ATGGAAAAAAATATTCTAAATAATAGTATAGACAGATCTTGGATTAACAAGTTTGATCAACCCCTAGTCATATCTGGTCCTTGTAGTGCAGAGAGCGAAAAACAAATCAAAGAAACAGCTATAAGGATGGACCCATCCTATGTACAAGCATTTAGAGCAGGTATATGGAAACCTAGAACTAAACCGAATAATTTTGAAGGAATTGGGAAAGTTGGACTTCAATGGCTAAAAAATGTAAAAAAAAATACAGGATTAATGGTTGCTACGGAAGTAGCTAATGCAGAACATGTCAAGTTGGCGTTATCTTTTGATATAGATATTCTTTGGATAGGAGCAAGAAGTACAGCAAGTCCATTTACTGTCCAAGAAATTGCGGATTCTTTAAAAGGAAAAGAGGATCAAATTATCTTAGTAAAAAATCCTATACATCCTGATCTAGAATTATGGATAGGAGCTTTAGAACGTTTATTTTCAAAAGGAGTTAAAAAATTAGGAGTTATACATCGTGGTTTTTATACCTATCAAACATCTAAATATCGTAATCAACCTAACTGGAATATATTATTGAATTTGAGGAGTATTCTTCCTAGAATTCCTATTATTTGTGATCCTTCACATATTTGTGGAAATAAAGAAGGAATTTTAGAAATTTCCAAAATAGCTTTTCATTTTTTTAGATGTGATGGATGGATGATCGAAAGTCATTGTGATCCTGATCATGCTTGGAGTGATGCTAAACAACAAATCACTCCTGAAAAACTTTTGGAAATGTTAAAAAAATTGATATATTCTAATAATTATGATGATGAAAAATATCAAAATCAGTTAAATTCGTTAAGAATCCTCATTGATGAAATAGATGAAAATATTATTACTCTTTTAGCAGAAAGAATGAAAATTTCTAAAAAATTAGGAATTCTGAAAAAAAAATATAATATAGCTTTATTACAGAAAAATAGATGGGAGTATATTTTAAATAAATCTATCAAATTAGGAAAAGAATTAGGTGTTTCGGAAGATCTTATTGAAGAAATTTTCAAAATATTGCATAAAGAATCCATTAAAATTCAAAAATATTAA
- a CDS encoding enoyl-ACP reductase FabI translates to MSYNLLKGKKGIIFGALDENSIAWKVAERAYQEKASFILTNTPAALRMGKIYELSHKTESMVIPADATSMIDLNILFDKALDHFGGKIDFLLHSIAMSINIRKGIPYTSINYEFLKKGWEISAVSYHKIMQTAWSKNAMNQWGSIVALTYVASQKSFSYYGDMSDYKSYLESITRNFGYHWGIKKKVRVNTVSQSPTVTKAAKSIKGFNQFFILSEKISPLGNASAQDCANYIITLFSDFTRKVTMQNLYHDGGFSKTGISETMIS, encoded by the coding sequence ATGTCTTACAATCTATTGAAAGGAAAAAAAGGGATTATATTTGGAGCTTTAGATGAAAATTCTATTGCTTGGAAGGTAGCAGAACGTGCTTATCAAGAAAAAGCGTCTTTTATTTTAACAAATACCCCTGCGGCTTTAAGAATGGGAAAAATTTATGAATTATCTCATAAAACAGAATCTATGGTAATTCCAGCAGATGCAACTTCTATGATAGATCTTAATATTTTGTTTGATAAAGCTTTAGATCATTTTGGAGGAAAAATAGATTTTCTATTGCATTCCATTGCTATGTCCATAAATATTCGAAAAGGGATTCCTTATACCTCTATTAATTATGAATTTTTAAAAAAAGGATGGGAAATATCTGCCGTATCCTATCATAAAATCATGCAAACGGCTTGGAGTAAAAATGCCATGAACCAATGGGGATCTATTGTAGCTCTAACTTATGTGGCTTCTCAAAAAAGCTTTTCATATTATGGAGATATGTCTGATTATAAGTCTTATCTAGAGAGCATTACACGTAATTTTGGTTATCATTGGGGAATAAAAAAAAAAGTTAGGGTTAATACGGTTTCACAATCTCCTACTGTTACAAAGGCCGCAAAATCTATTAAAGGATTCAATCAATTTTTTATTTTATCTGAAAAAATATCTCCTTTAGGAAATGCTTCGGCACAAGATTGCGCAAACTATATAATTACACTGTTTTCAGATTTTACAAGAAAAGTAACAATGCAAAATTTGTATCATGATGGAGGTTTTTCTAAAACAGGGATTAGTGAAACGATGATTTCATAA
- the dnaG gene encoding DNA primase, protein MISKETIKRIFYSSCIEEVIGDFVFLKKSGLNYRGLSPFSNEKTPSLIVSPTKKIWKDFSSGKGGNIITFLMEYEKLTYVESLHYLAKKYNIKIHESEENTEFRKIYHEKYGILYLIQNYAKCFFIQQLHSTKEGQEKGLNYLIKKRGFDMKTIHQFELGYANSSWILFTETALKKGFKIRDLKKSGLTKFKKSNNFDCFRERIIFPIHDLSGGVIGFGGRTINSYSRTTKYLNSSENDIFQKSKILYGLFQAKKTILKENLCYLVEGYADVLSLHQSGIKNVVSSSGTSLTIDQILLIKKFTRNIVLFYDGDRSGIQASLRGINMFLEQEMNLRILLTNNGEDPDTISKKYSYSQLRYFLEKKSYNFVSFKQKMFEKFCQDDPIKKSFLVLNILKSISKVSNLIQRELYIEVASKNLKIRKEILISELERINNKKIYKKNKTISISSEKTNKNILLLIEEKLIQLILNYGDKEIKIEGSKTTVSEKIFQTFQFHNFRFSLDSHQKIFDQICLQKKEIKKWKFLYHKNTKSYSLSKWDKKGIEVSSKEDNIDRYLIDLLLRYKSQYFLKLIQKEISNFRKNIKIENKKDLLQKIMNLTILKNELNKKLHRYV, encoded by the coding sequence ATGATTTCTAAAGAAACTATAAAACGAATATTTTATTCTTCTTGTATAGAAGAAGTTATCGGAGATTTTGTTTTTTTAAAAAAAAGTGGTCTAAACTATAGAGGTCTTAGTCCATTTTCTAATGAAAAAACACCTTCTCTGATTGTTTCTCCTACAAAAAAAATATGGAAAGATTTCAGTTCTGGAAAAGGTGGAAATATTATTACTTTTCTTATGGAATACGAAAAATTAACTTATGTAGAATCCTTACATTATTTAGCTAAAAAGTATAATATAAAGATTCATGAATCTGAAGAAAATACAGAATTTAGGAAAATTTATCATGAAAAATATGGAATTTTATATTTAATACAGAATTATGCAAAATGTTTTTTCATTCAACAATTACATTCCACAAAAGAAGGTCAAGAAAAGGGATTGAATTATTTAATAAAAAAAAGAGGATTTGATATGAAAACGATTCATCAATTTGAATTAGGTTATGCCAATTCTTCTTGGATATTATTTACGGAAACAGCTTTAAAAAAAGGATTTAAAATACGTGATTTAAAAAAATCTGGTCTTACTAAATTCAAAAAATCCAATAATTTTGACTGTTTTCGTGAACGTATCATTTTTCCTATACATGATTTATCAGGTGGGGTTATAGGATTTGGTGGTAGGACTATTAATAGTTATTCCCGTACAACGAAATATTTAAATTCATCCGAAAATGATATTTTTCAAAAAAGTAAAATTTTGTATGGTTTATTTCAAGCTAAAAAAACTATTTTAAAAGAGAATCTTTGTTATTTAGTAGAGGGATATGCAGATGTCCTTTCTTTGCATCAATCTGGAATAAAAAATGTTGTATCCTCTTCTGGGACTTCCTTGACAATTGATCAAATATTATTAATTAAGAAATTTACAAGAAATATTGTTCTTTTTTACGATGGGGACCGTTCTGGAATTCAAGCTTCTTTAAGAGGAATAAATATGTTCTTGGAACAAGAAATGAACTTACGTATATTATTGACTAATAATGGAGAAGATCCAGATACTATTTCGAAAAAATATTCTTATTCTCAATTGAGATATTTTTTAGAAAAAAAAAGTTATAATTTTGTTTCTTTTAAACAAAAAATGTTTGAAAAATTCTGTCAAGATGATCCAATTAAAAAATCGTTTTTAGTTTTGAATATTTTGAAGAGCATTTCAAAAGTATCCAATCTGATTCAAAGAGAATTATATATAGAAGTAGCTTCCAAAAATCTAAAAATTCGTAAAGAAATTTTAATTTCTGAATTGGAAAGAATAAATAATAAAAAAATTTATAAGAAAAATAAAACTATTAGTATTAGTTCAGAAAAAACTAACAAAAATATTCTTCTTCTAATTGAAGAAAAGTTGATTCAGTTGATTTTAAATTATGGAGATAAGGAGATAAAAATAGAAGGATCTAAGACAACAGTTTCCGAAAAAATATTCCAGACTTTTCAATTCCATAATTTTCGTTTTTCTTTGGATTCTCATCAAAAAATATTTGACCAAATTTGTTTACAAAAAAAGGAAATAAAAAAATGGAAATTTTTGTATCATAAAAATACGAAATCCTATTCATTATCCAAATGGGATAAAAAAGGAATTGAAGTGTCCTCTAAAGAGGATAACATAGATCGATATCTTATAGACCTTTTATTGAGATATAAGTCCCAATATTTTTTGAAATTAATTCAAAAAGAAATCAGTAATTTTAGAAAAAATATTAAAATTGAGAATAAGAAAGATCTTTTACAAAAAATAATGAATTTAACAATTTTAAAAAATGAACTGAATAAAAAATTACATAGATATGTATAA
- a CDS encoding prephenate dehydratase, with the protein MKKIAIQGIKGCFHHAAVSRYFEGCHYKLMECSSFRELAFSVSKSNVDIGVMAIENTIAGPILTNYSLLYEYKLRIVGEIYIPIRHHLMAIHGQNMKDIKEIYSHPMAILQCELFIDSHPDVKISKYSDTASAAKYISICKKKGLAAIASEYAAKEYGLEIISRNIQTIKRNFTRFFIIKNFSNKEDNFNKASLRLKIFHTTGSLSQILSLISNLGINMTKIQSIPRIQKPWEYFFYVDIIFNNIKDYEKMKICIQRIPYLHKLSIMGEYKNGIIRS; encoded by the coding sequence ATGAAAAAAATTGCTATACAAGGAATAAAGGGGTGTTTTCATCATGCTGCAGTTTCTAGATACTTTGAAGGATGTCATTACAAACTGATGGAATGTTCTTCCTTTAGAGAACTTGCCTTTTCTGTTTCTAAATCTAATGTAGATATTGGTGTAATGGCTATAGAGAATACTATAGCAGGTCCTATATTGACTAATTATAGTCTTTTATATGAATATAAATTAAGAATAGTTGGAGAAATATATATTCCTATAAGACATCATTTGATGGCTATCCATGGACAAAATATGAAAGATATAAAGGAAATTTACTCTCATCCAATGGCTATTTTGCAATGTGAGTTATTTATAGATTCACATCCTGATGTAAAGATATCCAAGTATTCTGATACGGCTTCTGCCGCTAAATACATTTCTATATGCAAGAAAAAAGGATTAGCTGCGATTGCATCAGAATATGCAGCTAAGGAATATGGATTAGAAATTATTTCTAGAAATATACAAACCATTAAAAGAAATTTTACCAGGTTTTTTATTATTAAAAATTTTTCCAATAAAGAAGATAATTTTAATAAAGCTTCACTAAGATTAAAAATTTTCCATACTACTGGTAGCTTATCTCAAATATTGAGTCTTATATCAAATCTTGGAATAAATATGACTAAAATACAATCTATTCCTAGAATACAAAAACCTTGGGAATATTTCTTTTATGTGGATATTATATTCAATAATATAAAAGATTATGAAAAAATGAAAATATGTATACAAAGGATCCCCTATCTTCATAAACTTTCTATTATGGGAGAATATAAAAATGGAATAATTAGATCTTAA
- a CDS encoding Nramp family divalent metal transporter: MLKNKDPIKGWRKKNKTPSLSEVFSTVYVPKKKGIWKKFFAFTGPGLLIAVGYMDPGNWATDIAGGSKFGYMLLSVIFISNIFAIILQHLSLKLGIVCERDLAQACRDHYPPFISFILWILCEIAIAACDLAEIIGSVLALKLLFGIPITWGVLITTIDVLLILFFQYKGFRYIESVVAVLIFTILICFSFEIISSKPEILPILKGIIPNPEIIQNSHSFYISIGILGATVMPHNLYLHSSIIQTRNYQRTIEGKKMAIKYATIDSTLSLSLAFFINAAILIISAATFHKYGHTEVADIMDAHKLLSPILGSSLSGVFFALALLASGQNSTLTGTLSGQIVMEGFLHIRLKPWVRRLITRLIAIVPAMIASIIYGEKGTAELLIISQIILSIQLSFAIIPLVNFTGDYNKMGLFVNGPFLKILSWLITIIIVLLNLVLLYNTFQ, translated from the coding sequence ATGCTAAAAAATAAAGATCCAATAAAAGGATGGAGAAAAAAGAATAAAACCCCTTCCCTTTCTGAGGTTTTTTCTACTGTTTATGTTCCTAAAAAAAAAGGAATATGGAAAAAATTTTTTGCTTTTACTGGACCAGGACTATTAATTGCTGTAGGGTATATGGATCCAGGAAATTGGGCAACAGATATTGCTGGAGGGTCTAAATTCGGATACATGCTTTTATCCGTTATTTTTATATCCAATATTTTTGCTATCATTTTGCAACATTTGTCTTTAAAATTAGGAATTGTTTGTGAACGAGATTTAGCACAAGCCTGTAGGGATCATTATCCTCCCTTTATTAGTTTTATATTATGGATTTTATGCGAAATCGCTATTGCTGCATGTGATTTAGCAGAAATAATTGGTTCCGTATTAGCATTAAAATTACTTTTTGGAATTCCCATTACGTGGGGGGTATTAATTACGACTATAGATGTTTTACTCATTTTATTTTTTCAATATAAAGGATTCAGATACATTGAAAGTGTGGTAGCCGTATTAATTTTTACAATTTTGATTTGTTTTAGTTTTGAAATTATTAGTTCTAAACCAGAAATTTTACCCATTTTAAAAGGAATTATTCCAAATCCTGAAATAATTCAAAATTCACATTCTTTCTACATTTCTATTGGAATCCTAGGAGCAACTGTCATGCCTCACAATCTTTACCTACATTCAAGTATTATACAAACAAGGAACTACCAACGAACTATTGAAGGTAAAAAAATGGCCATAAAATATGCGACTATAGATAGTACATTATCTTTATCTTTAGCTTTTTTTATCAATGCAGCAATATTAATCATATCTGCAGCAACTTTTCATAAATATGGGCATACAGAAGTAGCAGATATTATGGACGCACATAAACTTTTATCTCCTATACTAGGATCTAGTCTTTCGGGAGTTTTTTTTGCACTAGCTTTACTCGCATCAGGACAAAATTCTACACTTACTGGAACTTTATCTGGACAAATTGTGATGGAAGGATTTCTTCATATACGATTAAAACCTTGGGTTAGAAGACTAATAACTAGGTTAATTGCTATTGTTCCTGCTATGATAGCCTCTATTATTTATGGAGAAAAAGGAACTGCAGAATTACTAATAATTAGTCAAATAATTTTATCAATACAATTAAGTTTTGCAATTATTCCTTTAGTTAATTTTACAGGAGATTATAATAAAATGGGATTATTTGTCAATGGACCTTTTTTAAAAATATTATCTTGGTTGATCACTATTATCATTGTTTTACTCAATTTAGTCTTATTATACAATACCTTTCAATAA
- the rpe gene encoding ribulose-phosphate 3-epimerase: protein MKKIISPSLLSADLAFLYRDIEMLNKSEADWFHIDIMDSSFVSNISFGTLFIKHVKKYTHKPIDVHLMIMQPEHYIEEFKSCGVDNLHVHYEACIHLNRTINSIKEYGMKVGVAVNPHTPVFLLQDVIKDIDFVLLMSVNPGFSGQKFIHQTYQKIEDTKDLIFKKNSSALIEVDGGINLEIASLLFKNGADILVAGTTIFSNSNPKKIIHRMKLGSI, encoded by the coding sequence ATGAAAAAAATTATTTCTCCATCTTTACTTTCAGCAGACCTGGCTTTCTTATATCGTGATATAGAAATGCTAAATAAAAGTGAAGCAGATTGGTTCCATATTGATATTATGGATTCCTCTTTTGTTTCTAATATTTCTTTTGGTACTTTGTTTATCAAACATGTCAAAAAATATACTCATAAACCTATAGATGTGCATTTAATGATTATGCAACCAGAACACTATATAGAAGAATTTAAATCCTGTGGAGTAGATAACTTACATGTTCATTATGAAGCTTGTATACATTTAAACAGAACTATTAATTCCATTAAAGAATATGGAATGAAAGTAGGTGTTGCAGTCAATCCTCATACTCCCGTTTTTCTTTTACAAGATGTTATTAAAGATATAGATTTTGTTTTATTAATGAGCGTAAATCCTGGTTTTAGCGGACAAAAATTTATTCATCAAACTTATCAAAAAATAGAAGATACTAAAGATTTGATTTTTAAAAAAAATTCTTCTGCACTTATCGAAGTAGATGGAGGTATTAATTTAGAAATTGCTTCTTTATTATTCAAAAATGGAGCAGATATATTGGTAGCAGGAACTACTATTTTTTCGAATTCTAACCCAAAAAAAATTATTCATAGAATGAAATTAGGAAGCATTTAA
- a CDS encoding pyridoxal phosphate-dependent aminotransferase, whose amino-acid sequence MIVVAKRIHQISEYFFSEKMKEIQTLENKGIDIINLGIGNPDILPPDGVIHKMKEASEIKKANTYQSYIGIESLRKAIADWYGNTYKVYVDSQKEVLPLMGSKEGIMDISLSYLNKGNQVLIPNPGYPIYSSISKLLESEVIYYDLYDRENWWPNIKLLENKNLSKVKIMWINYPHMPTGATITFEKLEEIVFFAKKNRILLVHDNPYSLILNNNQRPLSIFNIQGSKDIALELNSLSKSYNMAGWRIGMIIGKNEYIKNILKVKSLINSGMYYPIQIGAIEAMNQNSEWFQKLNLEYLKRKKIILEICDRLYLEYRRKSSGIFVWAKILDLEQNDREWSDKILKNYHIFITPGSIFGNNGKGYVRLSMCCPVKTLEKAKNRIFS is encoded by the coding sequence ATGATTGTTGTAGCAAAAAGAATACATCAAATATCGGAATATTTTTTTTCCGAAAAAATGAAAGAGATTCAGACTCTTGAAAATAAGGGAATAGATATCATTAATTTAGGAATTGGTAATCCGGATATTCTACCTCCAGACGGAGTTATTCATAAAATGAAAGAAGCATCAGAAATAAAAAAGGCTAACACTTATCAGAGTTATATTGGGATAGAAAGTTTACGTAAAGCTATTGCAGATTGGTATGGAAATACGTATAAAGTGTATGTGGATTCTCAAAAAGAAGTGTTACCTTTGATGGGTTCAAAGGAAGGAATTATGGATATAAGCCTTTCTTATTTGAACAAAGGAAATCAAGTTTTAATTCCAAATCCTGGATATCCTATTTATTCTTCCATATCTAAACTTTTAGAATCGGAAGTGATTTATTATGATCTTTATGATAGGGAAAATTGGTGGCCTAATATAAAACTATTGGAAAATAAAAATCTATCTAAGGTGAAGATTATGTGGATCAATTATCCTCATATGCCAACAGGTGCAACTATAACTTTTGAAAAGTTGGAAGAGATAGTCTTTTTTGCGAAAAAAAATCGTATTTTATTAGTGCACGATAATCCTTATAGTTTAATATTAAATAATAATCAACGTCCTTTAAGTATATTTAATATTCAAGGATCTAAAGATATTGCTTTAGAATTAAATTCTTTAAGTAAAAGTTATAATATGGCTGGATGGCGTATTGGAATGATAATAGGAAAAAACGAATATATTAAAAATATTTTAAAAGTAAAAAGTCTAATCAATTCTGGAATGTATTATCCAATACAAATTGGGGCTATTGAAGCAATGAATCAAAATTCAGAATGGTTTCAAAAACTAAATCTAGAATATTTAAAACGTAAAAAAATTATATTGGAGATATGTGATCGTCTATATTTAGAATATAGAAGAAAAAGTTCCGGAATATTTGTTTGGGCTAAGATTCTAGATTTAGAACAAAATGATCGTGAATGGTCCGATAAAATTCTCAAAAATTATCACATATTTATTACACCTGGAAGCATTTTTGGAAATAATGGAAAAGGGTATGTAAGATTATCTATGTGTTGTCCTGTAAAAACTTTGGAAAAAGCAAAAAATAGAATTTTTTCATGA